Proteins found in one Pieris napi chromosome 11, ilPieNapi1.2, whole genome shotgun sequence genomic segment:
- the LOC125053906 gene encoding chitinase A-like: MSQQALGLAFLSLFAIAQCGPPGKPTLGWGERTFAIVEVNQAATAYNQLVTRKDAADVTVTWNVWSGDPADSAKVLLDGKEYWSGDSRAAGTATFKIKKGGRYMMEVQLCNKDGCSSSDPTEIVVADTDGSHLPPLDYTLDEKHKPFKQTSGKVVGAYFVEWGVYPRKYPVDRIPIPNLTHLLYGFIPICGGDGINDSLKEIEGSFQALQRSCSGREDFKVSIHDPWAALQKPQKGLSSWNEPYKGNFGQLMSLKQARPDLKILPSIGGWTLADPFFFFDDKVKRARFIDSVKDFLQTWKFFDGVDIDWEFPGGKGANPTLGGPKDGEVYVLLMKELREMLNELSAEMGKKYELTSAISAGWDKIQVVDYKAAQTYMDHIFVMSYDFKGAWSNDTLGHQTSLYAPEWNSKETYTTDFGVQYLLAQGVNPKKIVVGVAMYGRGWTGVHNYTEGNPFTGIATGPCKGTWQDGVVDYREIANEIAQNKWEFHYDNVAQAPYVFRPSTGELVTYDNARSVTEKGKYVRKNYLGGLFAWEIDADNGDILNAMNMALGNSPA, from the coding sequence ATGAGTCAACAGGCGCTGGGTTTGGCTTTTTTGAGCCTTTTTGCGATCGCGCAGTGTGGACCTCCAGGCAAACCGACGCTAGGATGGGGTGAACGGACCTTTGCTATCGTCGAAGTCAACCAGGCAGCTACAGCTTATAACCAGCTTGTAACAAGGAAAGATGCAGCTGACGTCACAGTTACATGGAATGTATGGTCTGGAGATCCAGCAGATTCAGCTAAGGTTTTATTGGATGGAAAAGAATACTGGTCTGGGGATTCTAGGGCTGCTGGTACAgctacttttaaaattaagaaaggTGGTCGCTATATGATGGAAGTCCAGCTTTGTAATAAAGACGGCTGCAGTTCCAGTGATCCGACAGAAATTGTTGTTGCCGACACAGATGGTAGCCATTTACCACCCCTAGATTACACTCTGGATGAAAAACATAAGCCATTTAAACAGACGTCAGGAAAGGTTGTTGGTGCTTACTTTGTTGAATGGGGAGTTTATCCAAGAAAGTATCCCGTGGACCGTATACCAATCCCGAATTTAACTCATcttttgtacggttttatccCGATTTGTGGCGGAGATGGAATCAACGACAGTTTGAAGGAAATCGAGGGAAGTTTCCAAGCGTTACAGCGATCTTGCAGTGGCCGAGAAGACTTTAAAGTATCCATTCACGACCCCTGGGCTGCGTTACAAAAACCACAAAAGGGACTTTCTTCATGGAATGAACCATACAAAGGCAACTTTGGCCAACTGATGTCTTTAAAACAAGCGAGACCAGATCTGAAGATTCTTCCTTCTATTGGTGGTTGGACCCTCGCTGATCCATTCTTCTTCTTCGATGACAAGGTAAAGAGAGCGCGTTTCATTGACTCAGTAAAAGACTTCCTTCAAACCTGGAAATTTTTCGATGGAGTAGACATAGACTGGGAATTCCCTGGAGGTAAGGGCGCAAACCCGACACTTGGTGGTCCTAAGGATGGTGAAgtctatgttttattaatgaagGAGCTAAGAGAAATGCTTAACGAATTATCCGCTGAAATGGGCAAGAAATACGAATTAACATCAGCTATAAGTGCTGGATGGGACAAAATCCAAGTTGTAGACTACAAAGCTGCGCAGACCTACATGgatcatatttttgttatgagCTATGACTTTAAAGGTGCATGGTCCAATGATACTTTAGGTCATCAAACCTCACTGTACGCTCCCGAGTGGAACTCAAAGGAAACTTATACCACTGATTTCGGTGTTCAGTACCTATTGGCTCAAGGCGTGAACCCGAAGAAAATTGTCGTAGGTGTTGCTATGTATGGACGTGGGTGGACTGGAGTACATAATTATACAGAAGGTAATCCATTCACGGGGATCGCAACAGGACCTTGCAAGGGTACATGGCAGGACGGTGTGGTCGATTACAGGGAAATTGCAAATGAAATTGCTCAAAACAAATGGGAGTTCCACTACGATAACGTCGCTCAAGCTCCTTATGTGTTCAGACCATCTACAGGGGAACTTGTTACATACGACAACGCGAGATCTGTTACCGAGAAAGGTAAATACGTAAGAAAGAATTACCTAGGTGGTTTGTTCGCGTGGGAAATAGACGCAGATAACGGTGACATATTGAACGCAATGAACATGGCTTTAGGTAACAGTCCTGCGTAA